The following is a genomic window from Rutidosis leptorrhynchoides isolate AG116_Rl617_1_P2 chromosome 8, CSIRO_AGI_Rlap_v1, whole genome shotgun sequence.
tattattattattattattattattattattattattattattattatcttattattattattattaccatatttattactattattatttttattaagtattatgtatatttataaaaattattattttcattatcgttattattaaacttatcactttatttaaaatctactatgattattataaatatcattattattattatcatcattactatttttattaacaatatttttattatcattattattatttttaacattattattactattattattattattattattattattattattattattattattatgataagataacataactatttatttattattattaatattattgtaccaaataacaattagttatgTAAAACTATATTTAATGCATATGATATACTaaactaacaagtatattaataatatcaatatataaacttatttgattagtattatatgttttaatatatatatatgtgaataatattggttcgtgaatccaaggccaaccctgcattgttcagtttgtaatatgtatttttactacaaaatacagtatggtgagtttcatttactcccatttactctttacatttttgggactgagaatacatgcgctgtttttacaactgctttattaaatgcctttgaatatatattttgaactgcgaatacatgaaatgcttttataaatatttgacgagatagacacaagcaaaacattcctcgaatgaattattatgcagacagaagttctgcgaattattattgaattatgtggacatgataattgccaccattgaattatgtggacatgataattgccaccattggattatgtggacatgataattgccaccagttgatgtgaatgttatatatcgagagaattatttttatgcacaggttatgtgtattatattttgtacacgagatatgtgtacggttactaagattcatgaaaaatggttgcgtacacgagaaaggtgtactgtatttaaaagatatcgcatgtacattacatgtgggtataggattcgggcccatttgtaccatgcaggatttaaatcttgtggtctatcaaaatgatgaactttattgttttatgataaacttatgaactcaccaaccttttggttgacacttgaaagcatgtttattctcaggtatgaaagaaacattctgttgtgcatttgctcattttaaagacagtatttggagtcgatcatcgcaatggaaccagttgttggtgacttcgtccagatggattaggactggtcattTCAACTGGGTTGCCATTCAAATCAAAAAAACAATTACGGAGCCATGGTTAAGGAGTGATGTGTGCGAACGAGGGGTTGCGGGTTCAAGCCCGGTTCAGGGCATCTTCTTTTTAAAATGAGTTTGTTTAGGTAGTTCTCCattttaaaacttattattattactataattactattaattgttaatattatttttgttattgttattattgttattataattaatacttcctagtattattattaagtatgatgaaccttaaaattattgttatgattatcattattagttattattattattacaagaattataattattattattagtgttatttgtATAGTTAGTATTATCAGTATGAAAGGTATCAATATATGAAATCTGTCACTTTTACTAaaataggtattatcattattactactaatatcacaAAGTATCATTATGagaattatcatttaaacattaaaataGGTTTTAGTatgattactaaaattactattaaaactattattgttaaaattaccgTTATTATCCAAAATAGTATttcaataaaaattatcatttttatcttatcattattatcatttttattaaagatattattatcaccatcattatttatattagtattataactattattattatttttattttggaAACTATTAAATTGCAAACAAAAGAAATTTGTacgaaaatataattattacataattatactaatattacttaatattgtgtttaactaatataatatcatttatattgatataacgttaattaatttatatatcaaataagtaatataatatattataagtattaattaaattttatataaatattaatctaaataaataacaaattatatataaacttgttcaattacgattatatattttaatatatatatatatatatatatatatatatatatatatatatatatatatatatatatatatatatatatatatatatatatatatatatatatatatgaatgatatatgttcgtgaatcggaggccaaacctacacttgttcaatatagtcatatgtatttttactacaaaatacagtatggtgagtttcatttgcctttttaccctttatatttttgggctgagaagtaatttttataaatgttttacgaaatagacacaagtaattgaaactacattatatgggtgaatgatcgaagccgaatatgccccttttgcttggtaacctaagaattagtaaaccgatctactaattgaagcgaatcctaaagatagatctattgggcctaacgaaccccatccaaagtaccggatgctttagtacttcaatgttgtttttatcatgtccgaaggatttcctggaatgataggggatattcttatatgcatcttgttaatgtcggttaccaggtgttcaccatatgaatgattatttttgtctctatgcatgggacgtatatttatgagaaatgaaaatcttgtggtctattaaaatgatggaaatgaatgtttatgataaactaatgaactcaccaaccttttggttgacactttaaagcatgtttattctcaggtatgaaagaaatcttccgctgtacatttgctcattttagagacattacttggagtcattcataacatatttcaaaagacgttgcattcgagtcgtcgagttcatcaagattattatcaagtcatttatagtttagatatattatgaaatggtatgcatgccgtcaactttcaatgtattaaaagtttgtctttttaaaaacgaatgcactgtttgtaaaatgtatcatatagaggtcaagtacctcgcaatgaaatcaactattgtgaatcgtttataatcgatatgaacttcgtccagatggattaggacgggtctctacattaagCTAGTTGTTTCTTATACAAAACCATCAAGGATGAATGTGTCATAAATACAAATTAATAGATTTTGAATAAGAATAACACTGGTTGGTTCACTTATAAAATTAGAATTAGTATAAAAGGATACAAGTTTATGTACCGTAAATATTTGCACGACAAGGAATTAATCAAATATCAACAAACAAACAAATGTATTAAAAGAGAATTTCAAATTATGAACACTGTTAAATTGTTAAAAAATGTAAGGACTATCTTTAACCCCTTCATTTTGGACAATTTAGTGATCCAAGTTTTGTTTACACTCCAAATTTTTAGGACTGCCACAACTTTTATCTCAAACCACCATTTTATAAGCCTATACATTCCTTAATCTTTTCCCAAAAAGATCACCACACAAACAAATTACGTACATAAAAGCAAAGACTCTGTGCGACCAATTATTATACCGAAATGGCAGATGACGATCTGCAGGCTCACCTAGAACGTATCTTCAAGAAATTTGATACCAACGGTGATGGAAAGATCTCGTCTTCAGAACTTGGAGAAGCTTTGAAACTGCTCGGTTCTGTATCACCTGATGAAGTTCGACGTATGATGGCTGAAATCGATACTGATGGTGATGGGTTTATTTCTTATCAAGAGTACATTGATTTTTGTAATGCTAACAAGGGACTAATGAAGGATGTTGTGAAGGTAGTATGATTGTACGGTTATTATCAGTAGGAAATTTCTTCGTGGTATAACAAAAAGTTGTTATGAGGAAGAGTTGCAAGTTTTTCTCCATGTAATTTGTTATGTCCTATTGCTAGTCGAAGCCATTTAGAATATTGGTTCAATTCTTAAGCAGGAAAGTGAAATTATTTGACATAAAGACCGTGCTTATTTTGATAGGAGTTGTTTATGAAAGGAAACCGTGCTCATTTCGATTTTCAAATTTCATAGGAGTTGTTTATTGAAACATatgatatgattattatatattggCCATTTTGATTAATATGATCTAtcattaaaaatgtaaaaaaagtAAACGCTAGAAGGAGGGCTTGAACCTCCGACCTTGTGGTTAACAGCCACACGCTCTAACCAACTGAGCTATTCCAGCTACATTTCGTATTTTATTCCTTTATACTTGATAACAATTCGAAGTGGAATTTTTTTTAATTTGCCCATTCATAGTCGTCACGGGAAAGAAATAATTTTCATCTTTTGAGCGCCTCATCCATTCCACTACTAATACAAAACCAAATCAACTTTTGAACCTCTgctgtaaaaagtaaaaaaaaaaaaaaaaatttaaaaaaataatacagaGTATACAGTAATAGCTTAAAAAATCGTATAAATACATTATAATTGGTCATCGGGGCAGATGACCTAGTTTATTGGATCTGCCCGATACAAGCAAATTGGAAGGCCAACAACCTAAATCCAGTTTTAGTAGTAAAAAATTGGAACTGTTTCCGCACTGGTCATCGGAGCAGATGACTTAGTTGTATCGGAATGTTAACTCAATTAACCAGCAAAAGCGCCTCAAGTACAAGTGCAACTTCGACAATGACCTTCATAGGAGACGTAATAGAGTAACATATCCAACCATTCATCAATATATCCATTCCATCACCAACGTCGTGTTGACAAAGCAATCTGTGGTACCATAAACAAATGAGCAATTTGCATTGTTCAAcagcaacaatacccaatcccgtgcTTGCGAGGTAAAATGTACATGAAATATTGATCACGAAAGTATACTAGAACCCTTTCTAATCGATGAGCTAAATAAAATAttgaagaacacacacacacacacacaaactacTTCCAGATACAGGTATGATTCAAAAGTCACAAACCAGATAGAGAATAAAAAAACATACAGAGAAGAAGCTACACTCATAAAGAGATGTAAAATTGCATAGGTCAAAAGCGAAAGCTAGATAGGTTTGTTAATTTGTAACCAACAAGAGAACTGTTATCTAACAAAACTACAACTATGCTACATTCAGGATATCGAATATTAATCCATACGAAATAAGAATGGAGTTGAATCAATCCATATCTTCTCTCATAAATGGAGCATTACACATAGCATCTTGTATAGACAAACCTTAAACTCAATCCTAAAACAATCATATAACCACATTCGAATCTGGCACAAAAAACACAACAAACTAACAACCTAGATAAGCTTCCACTTATTAAACATTTCATCATAAACAGATCCTTTTCCAGCTTTTGCAAGACTATGTCTCAACATCGCCAACGTAGCAGAACTCAACTTAATCTTTCGATCAATCATATCATTCGCATACTTAACCGCTTCAGGAAAACGATTAAGATCACGTAACCTAGAAACCAAAACATTCCCCGTTTCCTCAAAATCCGATTCGTAATTCTCAACCATACATTTCCATATTTTTATAGCCGTATACGGATCACCACCATCTAAAAAAACCCTAATTCCCATACAACAATTACCATGTGTTGGCACAAACTCGTTCCTATTCATCTCACTAAACATCACTTGCGCTTCTTTTAACATCCTAACCGTTAACAAATACTGTAACAGAATATTATAACTGTCACTATCAggaaaaacaccatttaacaccatCTCATCTAATGTTTTTTTAGCCAGCTCAGCTTCTTCAACATTAACATACAACAATATCAtagaattatacaattcagtatcaATTTTAAAACCATTTTGTACTGTCAACCCGTCCCATAACAATATGCCAGATTTCAAATCACCTTTTGTAGCAGCTTCATTTAACGCAGCCTTAAAAAACACCGTTCCTGGATAACAACTCCTTTCCTTCAACGATTCAAAGTACTTCAAAGCTTCACGAATTCCACCAGAACCTTTTAATAACGTATTTAAAAACGAATCGTAAGCTGGAAAATTACTAGGCTCCCACCCAATTTCATCAACCATATCACGAAACGTTCTTTTAGCGTTAACTACATCTCGTTCCTTCTCCCAACCTTCCAATAATATCGCATACGTATCCGCATCGGGCTTAATCTTACTTTTAACAGAATCTAAAAACTCACTAGCATCAACAGTTTTACCATCTCTACAAATAGCACTAAAAAGCGAATTCAACGCTACAATATCCGCCAAACAACCGTACTGATCCATCACTTCAAATGCTCTAATAGCTTCTTTAACTCTATCAGCTATCACATAACTACCGAAAATCGACGCAAATGTAGCTAACGAAAGTATCCCCTCTTGTTTCATCGATTTAACGGCATCCCACATTGCATCGAACGACCGATGTTTTCCTAACATATCAACTACTAAATTCCATGAATAAGGACTATGTCTATCATTTAATTGATACCCGGCCCACCGAAAAAACTTAATGGCGGAAACAGGGTGGCCGTACGACAGTTTAAGCACGTCTTCAACGTCTTCGGTTGAAACCCTAAGTCCGGAATCATTTAAAACCCGCTCTAATTCTAATGAAGGCGTGTTTACGATAGATTCGCAGAGTAATTTTACTTTAACGGACAAATTAGGGGTGTCAATGTATGATGTAAAAATTGGGCGCTTACCAGTTGGTTGCTCGGGATTTGGAGACGGTGAATGATGGGGACTTTTTCTGGTCCGGCGATCTTGATTCCGTGACGGAGAATCGTGACGGTGCCGTTTTCTGTATTCGGACATTTTTTTCCGGTGGAAGTTGAAGGTTTGGTTACTTGAAACCCTAACGATTGAGAAACGATTGACAAGGTGATAGTTGAAATTAAAAGGTCACAAATGTAAATTTGGAGTTAACGTTTAATGATGGTTATATACTTGTATTTTGTAGAATTTAACTCGTTCACATTATTGTACATTCTGATAAACGTCGTATTAAAATTGACTAGTAATCACCACCTTAAGCGTTGTTGTTAGTAAATCATAATTTGTAAGATCGTATTAAACCTGAAAAAATTATATATTGTTCATTGGATTGGATTTTTCAACGGCAATCTTAGATCTATCatttttatgctttaaaacttgtaCGTAGCTGTTTTGTTGACTTTTAGATGTAAGTTtttgaaaatttatatatattttaacgaTGACCTTATGTGTTATCGTTAATTCTTATATAAAAGATTATTATATATTGTTAATTGGATTGGATTTTTCGACA
Proteins encoded in this region:
- the LOC139862574 gene encoding pentatricopeptide repeat-containing protein At5g15010, mitochondrial-like, with the translated sequence MSEYRKRHRHDSPSRNQDRRTRKSPHHSPSPNPEQPTGKRPIFTSYIDTPNLSVKVKLLCESIVNTPSLELERVLNDSGLRVSTEDVEDVLKLSYGHPVSAIKFFRWAGYQLNDRHSPYSWNLVVDMLGKHRSFDAMWDAVKSMKQEGILSLATFASIFGSYVIADRVKEAIRAFEVMDQYGCLADIVALNSLFSAICRDGKTVDASEFLDSVKSKIKPDADTYAILLEGWEKERDVVNAKRTFRDMVDEIGWEPSNFPAYDSFLNTLLKGSGGIREALKYFESLKERSCYPGTVFFKAALNEAATKGDLKSGILLWDGLTVQNGFKIDTELYNSMILLYVNVEEAELAKKTLDEMVLNGVFPDSDSYNILLQYLLTVRMLKEAQVMFSEMNRNEFVPTHGNCCMGIRVFLDGGDPYTAIKIWKCMVENYESDFEETGNVLVSRLRDLNRFPEAVKYANDMIDRKIKLSSATLAMLRHSLAKAGKGSVYDEMFNKWKLI
- the LOC139862930 gene encoding polcalcin Syr v 3-like, producing MADDDLQAHLERIFKKFDTNGDGKISSSELGEALKLLGSVSPDEVRRMMAEIDTDGDGFISYQEYIDFCNANKGLMKDVVKVV